A single region of the Planctomycetia bacterium genome encodes:
- a CDS encoding zinc-binding alcohol dehydrogenase family protein has product MKALQLAEPKHWQRIEIAEPAKPAADEALVRVHNVGICGTDLSGYLGKMPFFSYPRIPGHELGVEVVEVGSDVTNVRPGDRCAVEPYINCRKCYACLRGRNNCCEKHQTLGVHCDGGLRPYFLVPARKLHISKKLAFEQLALVETLAIGYHAVERSALKADESCLIIGAGPIGLATLEFVKLTGAKTIVLDVNDGRLEFCRRTMGIEHTLKPSENLEKELRELTDGHLPDVVIDASGSVASMSNAFTLICHGGRLVFVGITTEEVKFRHPLFHRPEGTLLCSRNALSPDFSNIIQLIEAGKIDTGPWITHRAKFEDLIDVFPSYVKPETGVIKAVVEVGE; this is encoded by the coding sequence ATGAAAGCTCTCCAACTCGCCGAACCGAAACATTGGCAGCGCATCGAGATCGCCGAGCCTGCGAAGCCCGCCGCCGACGAAGCGCTCGTGCGGGTACACAACGTCGGCATTTGCGGAACCGATCTGAGCGGCTATCTCGGTAAGATGCCGTTCTTCAGCTATCCGCGCATTCCCGGCCATGAGCTCGGCGTGGAAGTCGTCGAGGTCGGCAGCGACGTGACGAACGTGAGGCCCGGCGATCGGTGCGCGGTCGAGCCGTATATCAATTGCCGCAAATGCTACGCCTGCTTGCGCGGTCGCAACAACTGCTGCGAGAAGCATCAAACGCTCGGGGTCCATTGCGACGGCGGATTGCGGCCTTATTTTCTCGTCCCTGCCCGCAAGTTGCACATCTCGAAGAAGCTGGCCTTCGAGCAACTCGCGCTCGTCGAGACGTTGGCGATCGGCTACCACGCCGTCGAACGGTCGGCGCTGAAGGCCGACGAATCGTGCCTCATCATCGGTGCCGGGCCGATCGGCTTAGCGACGCTCGAGTTCGTGAAGCTCACCGGCGCGAAGACGATCGTGCTCGACGTGAACGACGGCCGACTCGAATTCTGCCGACGCACGATGGGGATCGAACACACGCTGAAGCCGAGCGAAAACCTGGAGAAAGAACTGCGCGAACTGACCGACGGCCATCTGCCCGACGTCGTCATCGACGCCTCGGGCAGCGTAGCCTCGATGTCGAATGCGTTCACGCTCATTTGCCACGGCGGCCGGCTCGTCTTCGTCGGCATCACCACCGAAGAGGTGAAGTTCCGGCATCCGCTTTTTCATCGACCGGAAGGGACTCTGCTTTGCAGCCGCAACGCACTCTCGCCCGACTTCTCGAACATTATCCAGTTGATCGAGGCCGGTAAGATCGACACCGGACCTTGGATCACGCACCGAGCGAAGTTCGAAGACTTAATCGATGTCTTCCCATCGTACGTGAAACCGGAAACCGGCGTCATCAAAGCGGTCG
- a CDS encoding aldo/keto reductase: MKFRPLGRTGLDLSWLSFGASSLGAEFRGVDINEAMQSVHTALDLGMNFIDTSPFYGRGMSEVLLGLTLRDVPRSSYYLGTKLGRYDAAHFDFSAKRVVESVDVSLHRLGVDHFDIMLCHDLEFVEMSQIVEETLPALRKIRDQGKVRFIGVSGYPMKMFRYVLDHAELDVILSYNHYTLQNTMLADLVPYLKSKHVGIMNAAPFSARLLTNQPLPKWHKATPEVRDCAKRASDHCAKHGIDIAQLALQYSIDNEDLTTCVVGSANPANVRKWVQWSEQPIDRKLLADTLEILQPIHNWFYIEGRPENNDPL; this comes from the coding sequence ATGAAGTTTCGTCCGCTCGGTCGTACAGGGCTCGATCTCTCTTGGCTCAGCTTCGGGGCCTCGTCGCTCGGCGCCGAGTTTCGCGGCGTCGACATCAACGAAGCGATGCAAAGCGTGCATACGGCGCTCGATCTCGGCATGAACTTCATCGACACCTCGCCCTTCTACGGTCGCGGCATGAGCGAGGTCTTGCTCGGGCTCACCCTGCGCGACGTCCCGCGCTCGAGCTATTATCTCGGCACCAAGCTCGGGCGCTACGATGCCGCGCATTTCGATTTCTCCGCCAAGCGGGTCGTCGAAAGCGTCGACGTCAGTTTGCATCGCTTGGGAGTCGACCATTTCGATATCATGCTCTGCCACGACCTCGAGTTCGTTGAAATGAGCCAGATCGTCGAAGAGACGCTTCCCGCGCTCCGCAAGATTCGCGATCAAGGGAAAGTGCGGTTCATCGGCGTCAGCGGCTATCCGATGAAGATGTTTCGCTATGTGCTCGATCATGCCGAGCTCGATGTCATTTTATCGTACAACCATTACACGCTGCAAAACACGATGCTCGCGGACTTGGTGCCGTACTTGAAATCGAAGCACGTCGGCATCATGAACGCCGCCCCGTTCTCCGCCCGCCTGCTCACGAACCAGCCGCTCCCGAAATGGCACAAGGCCACGCCCGAGGTGCGCGACTGCGCAAAACGGGCCTCGGACCATTGCGCGAAGCACGGCATCGACATCGCACAGCTGGCGCTCCAGTATTCGATCGACAACGAAGACCTGACGACCTGCGTCGTCGGCTCGGCGAATCCGGCGAACGTGCGCAAATGGGTCCAGTGGTCGGAACAGCCGATCGACCGAAAGCTCCTGGCCGATACGTTGGAGATCCTCCAGCCGATTCACAACTGGTTTTACATCGAAGGCCGGCCGGAGAATAACGATCCGCTCTAG
- a CDS encoding metallopeptidase: protein MRLVPLVMLLSSMSVFAARGAAPVERDTPPKIERTEKKPEGWRLLIDQRLLSGEHAELGRRAERLLAANLYELSEIMPADALAKLRAVTIVVDLDHGRLTNMQYHPGAGWLSDHGYDPKLVKMVHIPAAGRFVDLHHRRVQPWCVLHELAHAYHDQVLGFDHAEVRAAYDSAKQAGIYDKVLHIQGNTTKHYALTTPMEYFAELSEAYIGTNDFYPFVRSELKLHDPRAYALLEKLWGKLP, encoded by the coding sequence ATGCGTCTCGTTCCGCTGGTGATGTTGCTGTCGTCGATGTCGGTCTTTGCCGCGCGCGGGGCTGCGCCGGTCGAAAGGGATACGCCGCCGAAGATCGAGCGCACGGAGAAGAAGCCCGAAGGGTGGCGGCTATTGATCGATCAGCGCTTGCTCTCGGGAGAACATGCCGAGCTCGGTCGCCGCGCCGAGCGATTGCTGGCCGCGAATCTCTATGAGTTGAGCGAGATCATGCCTGCCGACGCGCTTGCCAAGCTGCGCGCGGTGACGATCGTCGTCGATCTCGATCATGGCCGGCTCACCAATATGCAGTACCATCCCGGCGCCGGTTGGCTCAGCGATCATGGATACGATCCGAAGTTGGTGAAGATGGTTCACATTCCGGCCGCCGGTCGGTTCGTCGACCTGCATCATCGGCGCGTGCAACCTTGGTGCGTGTTGCATGAGCTGGCCCATGCGTACCACGACCAGGTTCTCGGTTTCGACCACGCCGAGGTGCGCGCGGCCTACGATTCCGCCAAGCAGGCCGGCATCTACGACAAGGTGCTCCACATCCAAGGGAACACGACGAAGCACTACGCCCTCACGACTCCGATGGAATACTTCGCCGAGTTGTCGGAAGCGTACATCGGCACGAACGATTTTTATCCCTTCGTCCGTAGCGAGCTCAAGCTGCACGACCCGCGCGCTTATGCGCTGTTGGAAAAGCTTTGGGGTAAACTGCCGTAA
- a CDS encoding methyltransferase domain-containing protein: MPLSALTTPTTDPTPIFEHFRGSYGSELLTAAVAHFNLFEHAAAQPSRPAELAAKLGLAARPAVVLFTALRAMNLLELDGAGRILPTVVAREHLMAGGSFYVGDYLGLAAEAPGVVGMVERLRTNRPYGVAPPCEPALPTASAGDGAAFIYREGMPSAMEQEASARHLTLALAGRAKNVAPAVAAQLNLDGAKILLDLGGGTGIYSIALVQKNPELKAIVFDRPEVLKVAAEMTAAYGVNERVELVPGDMFADPLPTGCDVVLLSNILHDWDLPECTTLLARAADALPPAEQGAGQGAGGRIVIHDVFLNDALDGPLPIALYSAALFTLTEGRAYSANEYRAMLRSIGFTAGEVEPTAIHCGLLTGTR; the protein is encoded by the coding sequence ATGCCACTCTCTGCGCTCACGACTCCGACCACCGATCCCACGCCGATCTTCGAGCACTTCCGCGGCTCTTACGGCAGTGAGTTGCTGACGGCCGCCGTGGCGCATTTCAACCTCTTCGAGCATGCCGCGGCGCAGCCGAGCAGGCCCGCGGAACTGGCCGCGAAGCTCGGTCTGGCGGCTCGTCCGGCCGTCGTGCTGTTCACGGCATTGCGTGCGATGAACTTGCTCGAGCTCGACGGCGCTGGACGAATCTTGCCGACGGTCGTTGCGCGCGAACATCTCATGGCCGGTGGTTCGTTTTACGTCGGCGACTATCTCGGCCTCGCCGCGGAAGCGCCGGGCGTCGTCGGGATGGTCGAACGACTCCGCACGAACCGACCCTACGGCGTTGCGCCGCCATGCGAACCGGCTCTGCCGACGGCGAGCGCCGGCGACGGTGCCGCGTTTATTTATCGCGAGGGAATGCCGTCGGCAATGGAGCAAGAAGCGTCGGCTCGGCATCTGACGCTTGCGCTCGCCGGTCGGGCAAAGAACGTCGCTCCGGCCGTCGCCGCGCAGTTGAACTTAGACGGCGCGAAGATCCTCTTAGATCTCGGCGGCGGCACCGGAATCTATTCGATCGCCTTGGTGCAGAAGAATCCCGAGTTGAAAGCGATCGTGTTCGACAGGCCCGAGGTGCTGAAGGTGGCTGCCGAGATGACCGCGGCGTATGGGGTGAACGAGCGGGTCGAGCTTGTGCCCGGCGATATGTTCGCCGATCCGTTGCCGACCGGCTGCGACGTGGTGTTGCTGTCGAACATCTTGCACGATTGGGACTTGCCGGAATGCACGACGTTGCTGGCTCGCGCCGCCGATGCGCTGCCGCCTGCTGAACAGGGAGCCGGACAGGGGGCCGGCGGGCGAATCGTGATTCACGACGTGTTCCTCAACGATGCCCTCGACGGCCCGTTGCCGATCGCCCTGTATTCGGCGGCCCTCTTCACGCTCACGGAAGGACGGGCCTACAGTGCGAACGAATACCGTGCGATGCTCCGGTCGATCGGCTTCACGGCCGGCGAGGTCGAGCCGACGGCGATCCACTGCGGTCTGCTGACCGGCACGCGGTAG
- a CDS encoding DUF3592 domain-containing protein, whose translation MCAEEYEDDYRSELEDDAADDGSQEAEHEEVAPEHVIEPELQQPTPRTVKQRMGVHVVRWILLLVLILVPGGLTLLGRNSQANWTALRDHGVDAIARVVGKTARKTGKNGHAPRANYAYFVDGMPHNLSIDLSDHEYNELRMGTELKVAYLPEKPGVAKPRATLDGGGTYASEAIGLWVVAGVVALIVLGGLIYAERLRSRRLALARDGTAIAASTLDIARVSLKKNNTQWKIAYTFEHQGETLEGKATLEQKVVQPLLTVTNPGATVLYDPYDPRRHELYLGVQQSVTVLKRDQGMSGYGNG comes from the coding sequence ATGTGTGCCGAAGAATACGAAGACGATTATCGTTCCGAGCTTGAAGACGACGCCGCGGACGACGGCTCGCAGGAAGCCGAGCACGAAGAAGTCGCACCCGAGCATGTGATCGAGCCGGAGCTGCAGCAGCCTACGCCGCGCACCGTGAAGCAGCGGATGGGCGTGCATGTGGTGCGCTGGATCCTTCTGCTGGTGTTGATCTTGGTGCCCGGCGGCCTGACGCTGCTCGGGAGAAACAGCCAAGCCAATTGGACGGCGCTGCGCGATCACGGCGTCGACGCGATCGCGCGCGTCGTAGGTAAGACGGCGCGCAAGACGGGAAAAAACGGGCACGCACCGCGGGCGAATTACGCCTATTTCGTCGACGGAATGCCGCATAACTTGAGCATCGATCTCTCCGATCATGAATATAACGAACTGCGGATGGGGACCGAACTGAAGGTGGCCTATCTGCCGGAGAAGCCCGGCGTGGCGAAGCCCCGCGCGACGCTCGATGGAGGAGGCACTTATGCGTCGGAAGCGATCGGGCTGTGGGTCGTGGCCGGTGTCGTAGCTTTGATTGTTTTAGGTGGCTTGATCTATGCCGAGCGGCTTCGTTCGCGACGACTCGCCCTCGCTCGCGACGGCACGGCGATCGCCGCCTCGACGCTCGACATCGCCCGAGTGTCGCTCAAGAAGAACAACACGCAATGGAAGATCGCTTATACGTTCGAGCATCAAGGGGAGACGCTGGAAGGGAAGGCGACGCTGGAGCAGAAGGTCGTTCAGCCGCTGCTGACCGTAACCAACCCCGGCGCAACCGTGCTCTACGACCCTTACGACCCGCGACGCCACGAGCTGTATCTCGGGGTACAGCAATCGGTGACCGTCTTGAAGCGCGACCAGGGCATGTCGGGCTACGGAAACGGTTGA
- the dinB gene encoding DNA polymerase IV produces MILHVDMDAFYASVEERDDPSLVGKPVVVGGTAEGRGVVAAANYEARKYGVHSAMASSVARRLCPHAVTLKPRMDRYAAESRKIRTIFEQFTPLVEPLSLDEAFLDVTGSESIFGSSAEIGRQIKRRIRAELGLVASVGTAPNKFLAKIASDVGKPDGFVEVHAAGVQEFLDPLPVGRLWGVGKVTGQAFEKIGIRTIGQLRLLSADSLTTLFGSAGEHYRRLAHGIDDRRVVPDREAKSISNETTFAADIAEMELLRAWLVELVEQTARRLRRHSLKGRTVDLKVRFADFKTISRSVTLPQPTNITQELLDAGLALLTERLPPRHLPVRLLGFGVTGFDHSGSSQRQLFDEPDRERLKSLDRVADQIAAKFGSAALRRGTRPSDE; encoded by the coding sequence ATGATTCTCCACGTCGACATGGACGCCTTTTACGCTTCGGTCGAAGAGCGCGACGATCCGTCGCTCGTCGGCAAGCCGGTCGTCGTCGGAGGGACGGCGGAAGGGCGCGGCGTCGTCGCGGCGGCCAACTACGAAGCGCGGAAATACGGCGTGCATAGCGCGATGGCGTCGTCCGTTGCGCGGCGGCTCTGTCCGCATGCGGTTACTTTGAAGCCGCGCATGGATCGCTACGCCGCGGAGTCGCGGAAGATTCGGACGATCTTCGAGCAATTTACGCCGCTGGTCGAGCCGTTGTCGCTCGACGAGGCGTTTCTCGACGTCACCGGCAGCGAATCGATCTTCGGTTCCTCGGCCGAGATCGGGCGGCAAATCAAACGCCGCATTCGCGCAGAGCTTGGGCTCGTCGCGTCGGTCGGCACGGCGCCGAATAAGTTTCTCGCGAAGATCGCGAGCGACGTCGGCAAGCCCGACGGGTTCGTGGAAGTCCATGCCGCCGGCGTGCAGGAGTTTCTCGATCCGCTTCCGGTCGGTCGGTTGTGGGGCGTGGGGAAGGTGACGGGGCAAGCGTTCGAGAAGATCGGCATTCGGACGATCGGACAACTCCGCTTGCTGTCGGCCGACTCGTTGACCACGCTGTTCGGATCGGCCGGCGAACACTATCGCCGCCTCGCGCACGGGATCGACGATCGGCGCGTCGTGCCGGACAGGGAAGCGAAATCGATCTCGAACGAAACGACCTTCGCCGCGGACATCGCCGAAATGGAACTGCTGCGGGCGTGGCTCGTCGAGCTCGTCGAACAGACGGCCCGACGTTTGCGCAGGCACTCGCTGAAAGGACGAACCGTCGATCTCAAGGTCCGGTTCGCCGACTTCAAGACGATCTCGCGCTCCGTCACGTTGCCGCAACCGACGAACATCACGCAAGAACTGCTCGACGCAGGCCTGGCACTGCTCACCGAACGCTTGCCGCCGCGGCACTTGCCCGTCCGGCTGCTCGGCTTCGGCGTGACCGGCTTCGACCATTCGGGCAGTTCGCAACGACAACTGTTCGACGAGCCGGATCGAGAGCGGCTGAAAAGTTTAGACCGGGTGGCGGACCAAATCGCGGCGAAGTTCGGCTCGGCGGCGCTGCGCCGCGGCACGCGCCCGAGCGACGAGTAA
- a CDS encoding YaiI/YqxD family protein, translated as MQIWVDADACPTMIKELLYRAVKRTKVKLTLVANQSLRTPKSEFIDTILVPSGMNIADRKIVELVGPGDLVITADIPLAADVVAKGGLALDPRGELYSDANVGQRVAVRNLFDGLRGEGQIMGGPANYTLKDRQAFANQLDRWLAKVPKS; from the coding sequence ATGCAGATTTGGGTCGATGCCGATGCTTGCCCGACGATGATCAAGGAGTTGTTGTATCGCGCCGTGAAGCGGACGAAGGTGAAGCTGACGCTCGTCGCGAATCAATCGCTGCGGACGCCGAAGTCGGAATTCATCGACACGATTCTCGTGCCGTCGGGGATGAACATCGCCGATCGGAAGATCGTCGAACTCGTCGGACCCGGCGACTTGGTCATCACGGCCGACATTCCGCTCGCGGCCGATGTCGTCGCTAAGGGAGGCTTGGCGCTCGATCCGCGCGGCGAGCTTTACAGCGATGCGAACGTCGGGCAGCGCGTCGCGGTGCGGAATCTGTTCGATGGGCTGCGCGGCGAAGGGCAAATCATGGGAGGCCCTGCCAACTACACGTTGAAGGATCGACAGGCGTTCGCGAACCAACTGGACCGTTGGCTTGCGAAAGTTCCGAAGAGCTGA
- a CDS encoding PPC domain-containing protein: MVRAQWTLVIAAALCCTASSLRADEPAALYIFPAGGQRGTTVDVRIGGMNLHDECPLHWQGSGIAAPTVIRRTKGIWFEGPVIPLPDSQRQEDYPSEYAAKLPIAKDAAVGERLWRVSSSQGITSAMRFVVGDEPEVIEQEIDGAPIPVAVTMPVTINGRVFPREDIDEWSFTAKKGRAVRVEVNAARIGSPLDAQLEIIDATGRRLALSGDHFDEDPLIVFTPPADGTYRARIYDAAYLGLQTHVYRLTISDRPHVFSTYPLGGKRGATTDIELVGVNVPSVAQPLKIPAEAGVAFHGTFAVAGAVTNPLVFETSMYEERREAEPNDQGKSSQPKLSAPTVANGRIAAPGDIDYWLLDAKKAEPLDLEVRAGRLGSALDSVLTVEDETGKLVIENDDLSGNDSDSKLRFVPPADGTYRVRIQERSAQRGGPEFGYRLYVTTAAAPDFQLTFGSDVVTALRGASGRLKLKLERLGGFAEAVDLEFEGLPVGITASAKQIPKGRNDLDLTFQAAEAAPIELGNVLIRGKARIGRVEKLEKGKMVVENEGVEKTAVATLEIAPPQNKQPGPRVIATKFGDPAEQRLMLAVGIPTPFKSVAVFGLPFATRGSVFIKRFNIERNGYTGPLEVALAEKQMRHLQGVQGRKMTIAPGVDSFDYAVYLPPWMELARTSRSVVTLVGIVDDGTGRKHKVSFTSQHQNEQLSLIIAPGRMNLTLTPETIVPTSEMPAEIHVKIDRDAGLNGPIRVELLPPPHIMGLTSEPFVVPAGENDAVLKLRFAGGAGPFNMPLMVRATHGEGEGRIVAETNLTVVD, encoded by the coding sequence ATGGTTCGTGCCCAGTGGACTCTCGTGATCGCAGCGGCCCTCTGCTGCACCGCCTCGTCGCTTCGCGCCGATGAGCCTGCGGCCCTATATATCTTCCCGGCCGGTGGGCAGCGCGGCACGACGGTCGACGTCCGCATCGGCGGCATGAACCTGCACGACGAATGCCCGCTCCATTGGCAAGGCTCGGGCATCGCCGCTCCGACCGTGATCCGCCGCACGAAGGGAATTTGGTTCGAAGGGCCGGTGATTCCGCTCCCCGATTCGCAACGTCAGGAAGATTACCCGAGCGAGTATGCCGCGAAGCTTCCGATCGCGAAAGACGCCGCCGTCGGTGAGCGACTCTGGCGGGTCTCCTCCAGCCAAGGAATTACTTCGGCGATGCGCTTCGTCGTCGGCGACGAGCCGGAAGTGATCGAGCAAGAGATCGACGGCGCGCCGATCCCGGTCGCCGTCACGATGCCTGTGACGATCAACGGTCGCGTCTTCCCGCGCGAAGACATCGACGAGTGGTCGTTCACGGCCAAGAAAGGGCGCGCCGTTCGGGTCGAAGTCAACGCCGCGCGGATCGGCTCGCCGCTCGACGCTCAGCTTGAGATCATCGACGCCACGGGTCGCCGACTGGCTCTCTCCGGCGATCACTTCGACGAAGACCCGCTGATCGTCTTCACGCCCCCTGCCGACGGAACCTATCGTGCCCGCATCTACGACGCCGCGTATCTCGGTCTGCAAACGCACGTCTATCGCCTCACCATCTCGGATCGTCCGCACGTTTTCAGCACGTACCCGCTCGGCGGCAAACGGGGCGCGACGACCGACATCGAACTCGTCGGTGTGAATGTCCCCAGCGTCGCTCAACCGCTCAAGATTCCGGCCGAGGCCGGCGTGGCGTTTCACGGCACGTTTGCCGTCGCCGGCGCCGTGACGAATCCGCTCGTGTTCGAGACCTCGATGTACGAAGAACGACGGGAGGCGGAACCGAACGACCAAGGGAAGTCGAGCCAGCCGAAGCTAAGCGCACCGACCGTCGCCAACGGACGGATCGCCGCGCCGGGAGACATCGACTACTGGCTGCTCGATGCCAAAAAGGCCGAGCCGCTCGATCTTGAAGTCCGCGCCGGCCGACTCGGTTCGGCGCTCGATTCCGTGTTGACGGTCGAAGATGAAACCGGCAAGCTCGTGATCGAAAACGACGACCTCAGCGGCAACGATTCCGATTCCAAACTTCGCTTCGTCCCTCCGGCCGACGGCACGTACCGCGTTCGGATTCAAGAACGCTCGGCGCAGCGCGGCGGCCCGGAGTTCGGCTATCGGCTCTACGTTACCACCGCCGCCGCTCCCGACTTTCAACTCACGTTCGGCAGCGATGTCGTCACGGCGCTGCGCGGAGCGTCGGGCAGGCTCAAGCTCAAGCTCGAACGCTTGGGTGGCTTCGCCGAGGCCGTCGATCTCGAGTTCGAGGGGCTACCCGTCGGCATCACCGCTTCGGCGAAGCAGATCCCGAAAGGCCGCAACGATCTCGACCTCACGTTTCAAGCGGCGGAAGCGGCCCCGATCGAGCTCGGCAACGTTCTAATCCGAGGCAAGGCGAGGATCGGCCGCGTCGAGAAGCTGGAAAAGGGAAAGATGGTCGTCGAAAACGAAGGGGTCGAGAAGACGGCCGTCGCTACGCTGGAGATCGCACCGCCGCAAAACAAACAACCCGGCCCGCGCGTCATCGCCACGAAGTTCGGCGATCCAGCCGAGCAGCGGCTCATGCTCGCCGTCGGCATTCCGACGCCGTTCAAGTCGGTCGCCGTGTTCGGCTTGCCGTTCGCCACGCGCGGCAGCGTGTTCATCAAGCGTTTCAACATCGAGCGCAACGGCTACACCGGCCCGCTCGAAGTCGCCTTGGCCGAGAAACAAATGCGGCACCTGCAAGGTGTGCAAGGCCGCAAGATGACGATCGCTCCGGGAGTCGACTCGTTCGACTATGCCGTTTATCTTCCGCCGTGGATGGAGCTCGCGCGCACAAGTCGGAGCGTCGTCACGCTGGTCGGCATCGTCGACGACGGCACCGGTCGCAAGCACAAAGTGAGCTTTACGTCGCAGCATCAGAACGAGCAGCTTTCGCTGATCATCGCGCCGGGCCGGATGAACCTCACGCTCACGCCCGAGACGATCGTGCCGACCTCGGAAATGCCGGCCGAAATCCACGTAAAGATCGATCGCGATGCCGGGCTCAACGGCCCGATCCGAGTCGAGCTCCTGCCGCCGCCGCACATCATGGGCCTGACGTCGGAGCCGTTCGTCGTGCCGGCCGGCGAGAACGACGCCGTGCTCAAGCTCCGTTTCGCCGGGGGTGCCGGGCCGTTCAACATGCCGCTCATGGTCCGCGCGACGCATGGCGAAGGGGAAGGCCGCATCGTCGCCGAAACGAACCTCACGGTCGTCGACTAA
- a CDS encoding DUF1501 domain-containing protein: MNRQFCDGIARRDVLRIGAASLVGMPMTLSGLLAAEAKSGTEGQRRAKAKSFIYVFLKGGLSTIDTFDMKPNAPSEFAGDFRPIDSNVPGIQVGEHIPRISKQMDKLALIRSFNQKSSDHGAADHYMLTGYFPQAGFNGGLSPNNHFPSFGSIVAQSLGARGSVPPYVCLPRAAASGGSAYLGASAAPFTIEADPSAPRFSVPDVVPPLNIAADRLEARHAMLAKIDRFQKAGEVRANAQAGATSEFRRRAFDLMTSPAAKQAFDIHAEPAALRDAYGRHTLGQSCLMARRLVEAGVRCVTIDHHNWDTHDNNFNVLKTDLLPKLDSALSTLLEDLATRGLLDSTLVVISGEFGRTPRINKNAGRDHWGPVYTVMMAGGGIKGGRVEGKSDSRAEKPADLPHGPEDLGATICTLMGIDPEAEFHTPEGRPIKIVNSGKPITPLM, from the coding sequence ATGAATCGTCAATTTTGCGATGGAATCGCTCGCCGCGATGTTTTGCGTATCGGTGCCGCGAGCCTCGTAGGCATGCCGATGACGTTGTCCGGCCTGCTCGCGGCGGAAGCGAAGTCGGGCACGGAAGGACAACGTCGCGCCAAGGCGAAGTCGTTCATCTACGTGTTTCTCAAAGGGGGCTTAAGCACGATCGACACGTTCGACATGAAGCCGAACGCTCCGAGCGAATTCGCCGGCGACTTCCGCCCGATCGACTCCAACGTGCCGGGCATTCAAGTCGGCGAGCATATTCCTCGCATCTCGAAGCAGATGGACAAGCTCGCGCTGATCCGCTCATTCAACCAAAAGAGCAGCGACCACGGCGCGGCCGATCACTACATGCTCACCGGCTACTTCCCGCAAGCCGGCTTCAACGGCGGCCTTAGCCCGAACAACCACTTCCCGTCGTTCGGTTCGATTGTTGCGCAAAGTCTGGGTGCCCGCGGCTCGGTGCCGCCGTATGTCTGCTTGCCGCGCGCAGCGGCGAGCGGCGGCTCGGCCTACCTCGGCGCTTCGGCCGCTCCGTTCACGATCGAAGCCGATCCGAGCGCTCCGCGCTTCTCCGTGCCCGACGTGGTGCCGCCGCTGAACATCGCCGCCGACCGCCTCGAAGCTCGGCACGCCATGCTGGCGAAGATCGACCGTTTCCAGAAAGCGGGCGAAGTCCGCGCGAATGCCCAAGCCGGCGCGACGAGCGAGTTCCGTCGCCGGGCGTTCGATCTCATGACCTCGCCGGCCGCGAAGCAAGCGTTCGACATTCATGCCGAGCCGGCCGCGTTGCGCGATGCTTACGGTCGCCATACTCTCGGCCAATCGTGCCTCATGGCTCGTCGGCTCGTCGAGGCAGGCGTTCGCTGCGTGACGATCGACCATCACAACTGGGACACGCACGACAACAACTTCAACGTCCTCAAAACCGACCTGCTGCCGAAGCTCGACTCCGCGCTCAGCACGCTGCTCGAAGACCTCGCGACGCGCGGCCTGTTGGATTCGACCCTCGTCGTCATCAGCGGCGAGTTCGGCCGGACTCCGCGCATCAACAAGAACGCCGGACGCGATCACTGGGGCCCGGTGTATACCGTCATGATGGCCGGCGGCGGCATCAAGGGAGGGCGGGTCGAAGGCAAAAGCGACTCGCGCGCCGAGAAGCCGGCCGATCTGCCGCACGGCCCGGAAGACCTCGGGGCGACGATCTGCACCCTGATGGGCATCGATCCGGAAGCGGAGTTCCATACGCCCGAAGGTCGGCCGATTAAGATCGTCAACAGCGGTAAGCCGATTACGCCGTTGATGTAG